Proteins encoded in a region of the Paenibacillus sp. W2I17 genome:
- a CDS encoding MFS transporter — MLGGPFLTGFLLYLGAGSRHIGFVLAITTFVNIAQIGAAYWMQRIRSRKRMLLLFVGTHRILWSATGLIPFIFPKEWWVSVYIGVYTVAFISNTIGGMIWTSLIGDIVPAKVRGRYFGIRNTILNALGSVCLFAGGIVLDRYPGEMGFLILFIPVWICAIANTVIYFFYPDVAFERSTEKVFWRMFIKPFQDRSFLKATLFLAVWLLIQTLIVPLYSYVMLDLLNINYQTVSLITVVQTLVMMAGFYVWGNLNARFSNKTLLFWTLPVIALSCLSWGLMSFMPVLIALFLSHIFLGIGVGGFNQLAFNFTIGDTPKSERPMFVAVYSALTGVTSFLGPLLGGWLYEKMETWSDALAWISAYGFQVGVGVVMLILTFTLGRRVLLK; from the coding sequence TTGCTGGGAGGCCCGTTTTTAACCGGATTTCTGCTGTACCTTGGGGCCGGGTCGAGACATATCGGCTTTGTGCTCGCGATTACGACGTTTGTAAACATTGCCCAGATCGGAGCAGCTTACTGGATGCAGCGTATTCGCAGCCGTAAACGCATGCTTCTGCTGTTCGTGGGCACTCATCGTATCTTGTGGAGTGCAACGGGACTGATTCCGTTTATATTCCCCAAAGAGTGGTGGGTAAGCGTATATATTGGCGTATACACGGTTGCTTTTATATCAAATACCATCGGCGGTATGATCTGGACTTCACTAATTGGCGATATCGTACCTGCCAAGGTGAGAGGGCGTTATTTTGGAATTCGAAATACGATTCTGAATGCTCTTGGAAGCGTATGCTTATTCGCAGGTGGTATTGTTTTGGACCGTTACCCTGGAGAAATGGGCTTTCTGATCCTGTTTATTCCGGTGTGGATATGTGCCATTGCCAATACAGTCATCTATTTCTTCTATCCGGACGTGGCCTTTGAACGTTCTACCGAAAAGGTTTTCTGGCGCATGTTTATCAAGCCGTTCCAGGATCGTTCTTTCCTGAAAGCAACGCTTTTCCTGGCTGTCTGGTTATTGATCCAGACCTTGATTGTTCCGCTCTATTCCTATGTTATGCTCGATTTATTGAACATCAATTATCAGACGGTATCCCTGATCACGGTAGTCCAGACGCTGGTCATGATGGCCGGGTTCTATGTCTGGGGCAATCTGAATGCCAGATTCAGTAACAAAACCCTGTTGTTTTGGACGTTGCCAGTCATTGCACTCTCCTGTTTGTCGTGGGGTTTAATGTCGTTCATGCCCGTATTGATCGCACTATTTCTATCTCATATCTTCCTTGGGATCGGTGTAGGCGGATTTAACCAGCTGGCATTTAACTTTACGATTGGAGACACACCCAAAAGTGAAAGACCGATGTTTGTCGCGGTGTATTCGGCTCTGACCGGAGTAACTTCGTTTCTCGGGCCGTTGTTGGGTGGCTGGTTGTATGAAAAGATGGAAACCTGGTCCGATGCGCTGGCCTGGATCTCAGCCTATGGATTTCAGGTGGGGGTTGGTGTCGTGATGCTGATTCTGACATTTACCCTTGGACGTCGTGTACTGTTAAAATAG
- a CDS encoding HAMP domain-containing sensor histidine kinase, with the protein MQFSKMFVLNMGMLITIAYLASVFYKYVVIRTSSRVKQISSVLVLIFAGWISTVFGFQLTDEVVFDLRYVPLIVAVLTYRQPYSVIIVGIGIGLSRLTFGITDATLAAVLNMSILGVICAGLNIWMRRSNYRLIIKGILVTVIVNVVNSVNIAIVGVIPATYFFSHIMPYTLPTGILLSLIFAFILRDFQNEQNRILLIQSTNRLLSVQKEELQKAQIVLEDRAKQLMIASQYKSEFLANMSHELRTPLNSVINFAQMISENADTMDQEDVVRFANMIDHSGQELLTLINDILDLSKVEAGRLDIVLEDISVAQLTEDAMSHFQLGAEKKGIQLVLDKKQGLPETLWSDPQRVQQILRNLMSNAIKFTHRGKVTLTVSTKQIKNAGIQNRWLIFSVQDTGIGISEDKHHSIFEAFQQADGSISRKFGGTGLGLSISRDLARLLGGSIELESTEGKGSTFHLYLPLDREKMS; encoded by the coding sequence ATGCAATTTTCAAAAATGTTCGTATTGAATATGGGGATGCTTATTACCATTGCATATCTTGCTAGTGTGTTCTATAAATATGTCGTAATACGTACCTCTTCCCGAGTGAAGCAGATCAGTTCCGTGCTTGTCCTTATTTTTGCAGGTTGGATCAGTACGGTTTTTGGGTTTCAACTCACCGATGAAGTGGTCTTTGACCTTCGTTATGTTCCTTTAATTGTTGCCGTTCTAACGTATAGACAACCCTATAGCGTAATCATCGTGGGTATTGGAATTGGGCTGTCGAGGCTGACTTTTGGCATCACGGATGCTACATTGGCGGCAGTACTTAACATGTCTATTTTGGGCGTGATATGTGCAGGTCTGAATATATGGATGAGACGCAGCAACTACAGGCTGATTATTAAAGGAATCCTTGTTACAGTTATCGTCAATGTGGTCAATAGTGTAAACATTGCTATCGTTGGTGTGATCCCGGCTACATACTTCTTTTCACATATTATGCCTTATACACTCCCTACAGGCATTTTGCTGAGCCTTATTTTTGCATTTATTTTACGTGATTTTCAGAATGAACAGAATCGTATTTTGCTGATCCAGAGTACAAACCGGCTATTGTCTGTGCAAAAGGAAGAGTTACAGAAAGCCCAGATTGTACTGGAGGATCGAGCGAAACAATTGATGATTGCCTCACAGTACAAATCCGAATTTCTCGCCAATATGTCCCATGAACTGCGTACACCGCTTAATAGTGTCATTAACTTTGCCCAGATGATCAGCGAGAATGCCGACACGATGGATCAGGAGGATGTTGTACGTTTTGCCAATATGATCGACCACTCCGGGCAGGAACTGCTCACGCTCATTAACGATATTCTGGATCTCTCCAAAGTAGAAGCGGGGCGGCTGGATATTGTACTGGAGGATATCAGTGTCGCACAACTTACAGAAGATGCCATGAGCCACTTTCAGCTCGGTGCTGAGAAAAAGGGAATTCAGTTGGTTCTGGACAAAAAACAGGGACTGCCCGAGACGCTCTGGTCTGATCCCCAGCGGGTTCAACAGATTTTGCGGAATCTGATGTCCAACGCCATCAAGTTCACTCACCGGGGGAAGGTCACGCTGACCGTAAGCACCAAGCAGATTAAGAATGCAGGTATTCAGAATAGATGGCTTATTTTCTCTGTTCAGGACACAGGCATTGGCATTTCTGAGGACAAGCATCATTCCATATTTGAAGCATTTCAGCAGGCGGACGGGTCGATTAGTCGAAAATTTGGCGGTACCGGACTTGGCCTGTCAATCAGTCGGGATTTAGCGAGATTACTGGGGGGATCGATTGAACTGGAGAGCACTGAAGGTAAAGGAAGCACCTTCCATCTCTATCTTCCGTTGGACCGTGAAAAAATGAGTTGA
- a CDS encoding phosphatase PAP2 family protein has translation MQLLKSKSYWLSLSLMLSLAVMGLFYDILNSPERGFVVLDSPLDRIIAYVPGMSIPYLGWYPFVFGVLAYLCAKDRLTYYRVLLSMNICVWICYLIYFNFQTMVPRPELTGTGLGASVLGWLYSQDRPYNCFPSIHSLHSYLVMRAVLSVPSIRKPIKILVAAGAATIIVSTLMIKQHVIYDALGAVILGECVLTIITGLALHRRRRKESKWTEGIS, from the coding sequence GTGCAATTGTTAAAAAGCAAATCCTATTGGCTGTCATTGAGTTTGATGCTGTCTTTGGCCGTCATGGGGCTGTTCTATGATATTCTTAATAGTCCAGAACGCGGGTTCGTAGTGCTTGATTCGCCGCTCGACCGGATCATTGCCTACGTGCCTGGCATGTCCATTCCATATTTGGGCTGGTACCCGTTTGTATTCGGTGTGCTCGCTTACCTGTGTGCCAAGGATCGCCTGACGTATTACCGTGTCTTGTTATCCATGAATATCTGTGTCTGGATATGTTATCTGATCTACTTCAACTTTCAGACCATGGTACCGCGCCCGGAACTGACGGGTACAGGCCTGGGAGCATCTGTTCTCGGATGGCTCTATAGCCAGGATCGTCCTTATAATTGTTTTCCAAGTATTCATTCTCTTCACTCTTATCTGGTTATGCGTGCTGTTCTCTCGGTTCCAAGCATCCGCAAACCCATCAAGATTTTGGTGGCCGCCGGGGCAGCAACCATTATAGTATCCACGCTAATGATCAAACAACATGTGATCTATGACGCCTTGGGTGCAGTCATACTCGGCGAATGTGTTCTCACCATCATAACAGGCCTCGCTCTTCACCGGAGACGCAGAAAAGAATCGAAGTGGACAGAGGGGATCAGCTGA
- a CDS encoding HD domain-containing phosphohydrolase, with product MEAYRSFIFRLIRNYLIGSLAAVFVVGTVVMVSTLQIPNIQFVRLIFIVLISILFMLVAELITLWVQLGPIRQFFTSEHHERDELNHMYEKIHRFPGQTIYRIMGPHMLGFSLPAAGLTIWMISTGWLEFPYFYTVVAAACAFLIAIMHALIEYYLTVRAIRPLLLEIRHRGKVQYGMEPSLGGRILVSIQRKFQLSTALIGLFPLFLFFLATYIRLQYMDSEFAKEYILWGILIVVLGAGFALVGSWLLIRDVRDPVAELTHEMNRIQEGDLGRRAPDLYADEFSALISGFNMMINRLEMRQERNRQLLQSYFSTLAAALDARDKYTAGHSMRVAEYSLMIGKLSGMNEEQADLLYKSALLHDIGKIGIPDEVLLKDGKLSDEEFAIIRTHPVQGESILLQIEPIDAMADFLPGVRSHHERYDGKGYPDGMAGDDIPLFGRIIAVADAFDAMTSDRPYRNGMSHEKALTILEEGKGTQWDPYFAGLFIDEWRRQQHLQKPSK from the coding sequence TTGGAAGCATACCGTTCATTTATCTTTCGCCTGATACGCAATTATCTGATCGGTTCACTGGCAGCTGTTTTTGTTGTCGGTACAGTAGTTATGGTATCTACTCTGCAAATACCCAATATTCAATTTGTTCGACTCATCTTCATTGTACTGATTTCAATCTTGTTCATGCTGGTTGCAGAATTAATTACGCTGTGGGTACAGCTTGGCCCCATAAGACAATTTTTCACTTCCGAGCATCATGAGAGAGACGAATTGAACCACATGTATGAGAAAATTCATCGTTTCCCGGGACAGACCATATATCGGATCATGGGTCCGCACATGCTTGGCTTCTCACTTCCGGCAGCCGGATTAACAATATGGATGATATCCACAGGGTGGCTTGAATTTCCTTACTTCTATACTGTCGTGGCCGCTGCGTGTGCCTTTCTGATTGCCATCATGCATGCGCTGATTGAGTATTACCTAACGGTGCGGGCGATTAGACCCCTGTTACTTGAGATTCGACATCGAGGCAAAGTCCAATACGGGATGGAACCTTCGCTGGGAGGGCGCATTCTGGTATCGATCCAGCGTAAATTTCAGCTAAGTACGGCACTGATTGGCTTATTTCCTCTATTTCTATTTTTCCTGGCTACATATATCAGACTTCAGTATATGGACAGTGAATTTGCGAAAGAGTACATACTGTGGGGAATTCTCATCGTTGTTCTGGGCGCGGGGTTTGCGCTGGTGGGAAGCTGGCTGTTGATTCGTGATGTTCGTGATCCGGTTGCCGAGCTGACGCATGAGATGAACCGAATTCAGGAGGGAGATCTTGGCAGAAGAGCTCCGGATCTGTATGCGGATGAATTTTCTGCACTAATCTCCGGTTTCAATATGATGATTAATCGACTTGAGATGAGACAGGAACGTAATCGACAGCTTTTGCAAAGTTATTTTTCTACACTGGCTGCTGCTTTAGACGCCCGAGATAAGTACACGGCAGGGCATTCCATGCGTGTGGCAGAGTATTCGCTGATGATTGGCAAGTTGAGCGGAATGAATGAGGAACAGGCGGATTTATTGTACAAATCAGCCCTGCTTCATGATATCGGGAAAATCGGCATACCTGATGAGGTACTGCTGAAGGATGGAAAACTAAGCGATGAGGAATTTGCGATTATTCGTACACATCCCGTGCAGGGAGAGAGTATTTTGTTGCAAATAGAGCCTATTGATGCCATGGCCGACTTTCTGCCAGGTGTACGATCTCACCATGAGAGATATGATGGCAAAGGATACCCGGATGGGATGGCTGGTGATGATATTCCCCTTTTTGGCCGCATCATTGCGGTAGCGGATGCCTTTGATGCCATGACGTCTGATCGACCATATCGGAATGGAATGAGTCACGAGAAAGCGCTAACGATTTTGGAAGAAGGAAAAGGGACCCAATGGGACCCCTATTTTGCAGGTTTGTTTATTGATGAATGGAGACGACAACAGCATCTTCAGAAACCATCGAAGTGA
- a CDS encoding anti-sigma factor yields MIERHEEWSDLAPMYVLGGLEAEEVAAFEAHMATCEPCRQEVRELQEVTGFLPLAAEPVAPPPGMRARVLGNVLGHVQESAEAKPAAAPAEPEAPVVLQEDLAPQHKRAAQPGPGLPPVTAVPAARVEEAAQAQPWQPQARARARSSSAWRIASAGLAAAALLLGVYTAQLQSRIDSLTQQAAGSSAAQEQLVQAQAQNAQLQEQLASALKPAQGMQTGEAVKLNPATQDIVAQGLATIVIDSKGTHLVVQAENLPNLEGNEAFQVWLIKGDTPQNAGTFLSRDGTGAVYYTLDSANDYDTVAITLEPDAMGDEPRGTMILAAKIKG; encoded by the coding sequence ATGATAGAACGACATGAGGAGTGGTCTGATCTGGCACCGATGTATGTGCTGGGCGGACTGGAAGCAGAGGAAGTGGCTGCGTTTGAAGCGCATATGGCAACTTGCGAACCTTGCCGCCAGGAGGTAAGGGAGTTGCAGGAAGTGACTGGCTTCCTGCCACTTGCGGCGGAACCTGTAGCGCCGCCGCCAGGCATGCGAGCACGTGTGCTGGGCAACGTGCTCGGACACGTGCAGGAGAGCGCCGAGGCGAAGCCAGCCGCTGCTCCTGCAGAGCCTGAAGCACCCGTGGTGCTTCAGGAGGATCTTGCGCCGCAGCACAAACGTGCGGCGCAGCCCGGGCCAGGCTTGCCGCCGGTAACGGCGGTGCCTGCGGCCCGGGTGGAAGAGGCTGCCCAGGCACAGCCATGGCAGCCACAAGCGCGCGCGCGTGCGCGCAGCAGCAGCGCCTGGCGCATAGCCAGTGCCGGCCTTGCGGCCGCGGCACTGTTGCTGGGCGTGTACACGGCGCAGCTGCAAAGCCGGATCGACTCGCTGACGCAGCAAGCGGCGGGCTCGTCGGCTGCGCAAGAGCAGCTGGTGCAGGCACAGGCGCAGAATGCGCAGCTGCAGGAGCAGCTGGCATCAGCTCTGAAGCCCGCACAGGGCATGCAGACTGGCGAGGCAGTGAAGCTGAATCCTGCAACGCAGGACATTGTAGCTCAGGGTCTCGCAACCATCGTTATTGACAGCAAAGGCACTCACCTGGTTGTGCAAGCTGAGAACCTGCCGAACCTGGAAGGCAACGAGGCTTTTCAGGTCTGGTTGATCAAAGGAGATACCCCTCAGAATGCGGGTACTTTCCTTAGTCGTGACGGAACGGGAGCGGTATATTACACATTGGATTCGGCCAACGACTATGATACGGTTGCCATCACGCTTGAACCGGATGCAATGGGAGATGAGCCGCGCGGTACAATGATTCTGGCTGCCAAGATTAAAGGATAA
- a CDS encoding RNA polymerase sigma factor — protein MTESMEDSRLMRQIAERDASALELLYDRYERAVYSFAYRIVGDPMTAEETVQELFMRVWNNAERYDASQGKLTTWMFAITRNIAVDMLRRKSKGAATTSVEHEKLAAYADEDTNTEEEVQRKWEGTRIKEALSQLNGDQQQVIESIYYAGLTQQEVSSRFGIPLGTVKSRVRLAMRQLQKLLADAELHPDAGREGIHP, from the coding sequence ATGACTGAATCGATGGAGGACAGCAGGTTAATGCGGCAGATCGCGGAACGTGATGCCTCCGCACTGGAGCTTTTATATGACCGTTATGAGCGAGCGGTGTATTCTTTTGCCTACCGGATCGTTGGTGATCCCATGACGGCAGAAGAGACCGTTCAGGAACTTTTTATGCGGGTCTGGAATAATGCTGAACGTTACGATGCCTCACAGGGAAAGCTGACCACATGGATGTTTGCGATTACGCGTAACATTGCAGTGGACATGCTGAGGCGGAAATCAAAAGGGGCAGCGACTACTTCAGTTGAACACGAGAAACTGGCGGCTTATGCCGATGAAGATACAAACACGGAAGAAGAAGTGCAGCGTAAATGGGAAGGTACCCGGATTAAAGAGGCGTTGTCCCAATTGAACGGTGATCAGCAACAAGTTATAGAATCGATTTATTATGCGGGATTAACCCAGCAGGAAGTATCCAGCCGATTCGGGATTCCGCTGGGTACAGTAAAGAGCCGTGTCAGGCTTGCCATGCGACAGCTCCAAAAGTTGCTGGCCGATGCTGAATTGCATCCGGACGCGGGAAGGGAGGGCATACATCCATGA
- a CDS encoding YjcZ family sporulation protein, with protein sequence MSEVVGGAGYGGWTSTGAILVLFILLVIITKSFWV encoded by the coding sequence ATGAGTGAAGTAGTCGGAGGCGCAGGATACGGCGGCTGGACATCGACTGGAGCAATCCTCGTTCTGTTCATTCTGCTCGTAATCATCACTAAATCTTTCTGGGTATAA
- a CDS encoding PsbP-related protein, producing the protein MKKLITILALATLLSACGNSETNTTTNSQTSEASKATETVSTEAKATKYTTYRGEGFSFAYPESWKSVDTSQMNAPSIKAAFSDQSSSVTFADNMNLTIEASSTGSINPEEYANNIVDYYTQSGSSIGISDYKKTSYTNKSYKEYSAGVLEGAYKHSSGTDVILVQYLIPTNTELYTMTLTYAKDTYNQDEIKDILDSLSITAPLEQTAPTATTGNSSATASAADFFNELTPYITEDTAFMEQASYDFFGKHNDVFPAITAELSKKVQGLVDSNVTTRHLNKNVANYYNTFVQVNGEVISVEEDSSLGATFSIVHVMDENGNDIIALYPAMTGDLLDGDYATVIGAPITNFSFENVGGGYTNATLIGASLVVAD; encoded by the coding sequence ATGAAGAAACTTATTACGATTTTGGCATTAGCCACATTGCTTAGTGCTTGTGGTAATTCAGAAACAAACACAACAACCAATAGCCAAACGTCCGAAGCATCCAAGGCAACTGAAACTGTCTCAACAGAAGCAAAAGCTACGAAATACACTACATATCGTGGAGAAGGATTTTCTTTTGCATATCCTGAATCCTGGAAAAGCGTAGATACAAGTCAAATGAATGCTCCATCCATTAAAGCTGCTTTTTCAGACCAATCTTCATCAGTCACATTTGCAGATAATATGAATCTGACGATTGAGGCCAGCTCAACCGGTTCAATTAATCCTGAAGAATACGCCAATAATATAGTGGATTATTACACACAAAGCGGTTCAAGCATCGGCATTTCCGATTATAAAAAAACCAGCTACACGAACAAGTCTTATAAAGAATATAGCGCTGGTGTCTTGGAAGGAGCCTATAAGCATTCCTCGGGTACAGATGTTATCCTTGTGCAGTATCTGATTCCGACCAATACAGAACTCTATACCATGACGTTAACCTACGCCAAGGATACTTATAATCAGGATGAGATCAAAGATATCCTTGATTCCCTAAGCATTACTGCTCCTCTGGAGCAAACAGCACCAACTGCAACGACTGGAAATTCATCTGCCACAGCATCAGCTGCCGATTTCTTTAATGAGTTAACTCCGTACATTACAGAAGACACAGCCTTTATGGAGCAGGCATCTTATGATTTCTTTGGTAAACATAACGATGTATTCCCTGCCATTACGGCAGAACTAAGCAAAAAGGTACAGGGGCTCGTTGACTCCAATGTAACGACCCGTCATCTGAATAAAAATGTAGCCAACTATTACAATACTTTCGTACAAGTTAACGGGGAAGTCATTTCCGTTGAAGAAGATAGCTCTCTCGGAGCAACTTTCTCTATCGTTCATGTCATGGATGAGAACGGAAACGATATTATAGCGTTATATCCTGCAATGACCGGAGATTTGCTTGATGGTGATTATGCCACGGTTATCGGTGCGCCAATTACCAACTTCTCTTTTGAAAATGTTGGCGGTGGTTACACCAACGCCACGTTGATTGGAGCCTCATTGGTAGTTGCAGATTAA
- a CDS encoding MTH1187 family thiamine-binding protein, protein MAIAEVTVIPIGTGTTSLSSYVADMQKVLEHQRGITYQLTSMSTIIEGPLNEIFTAIAALHEAPFLSGAQRVSTSVKIDDRRDKPDASSIQKLQSVQDKLTSLQARPN, encoded by the coding sequence ATGGCAATAGCAGAAGTGACTGTAATTCCAATCGGAACGGGTACAACCAGTCTAAGCAGTTATGTGGCGGACATGCAAAAGGTATTGGAACATCAAAGGGGCATTACATATCAGTTAACTTCCATGAGCACCATTATTGAGGGACCGCTTAACGAGATCTTTACAGCAATTGCGGCTCTGCATGAAGCGCCGTTTTTGTCAGGAGCTCAGCGCGTTTCCACATCCGTCAAAATTGACGACCGTCGTGATAAACCGGATGCCTCAAGTATACAGAAGTTACAATCGGTTCAGGATAAACTGACGTCACTTCAGGCAAGACCTAATTAA
- a CDS encoding ribonucleoside-diphosphate reductase subunit alpha — protein MPQVVTKPNNRQLAFDDMRISVYADRTLEGLEMLDKERLVRGVNSKLRRDEVTGDEISNAFIMSALELVTKEEPNWKFAAARSLLTSLYKKAATNRRYKSYPDEPYGAFHPLLVDLVKKGIYREELLECYTKEQIDELAECIDYRNDLLFDYIGLLTLAERYLAHDFDGKVMELPQERYMVIAMFLMHQEPAEKRMDLVKEAYWAMSNMYMTAATPTMSNAGKKVAGQLSSCFIDTVDDSLEGIFDSNTDVARLSKMGGGIGVYLGKVRARGSDIRGHQNTSSGVIPWIRQLNNTAVSVDQLGTRKGAIAVYLDVFHKDILAFLDLKLNNGDERMRAHDVFHGICLPDLFMERVSTRGEWSLFCPHETKKVMGWKDENGRALGLEDFYDESFGEGAFRDKYEEAVNHPLLSRITVQAIDIMKRVLKSQLETGTPYMFYRDTVNRSNPNRAHGMVYSSNLCTEIMQNQSATVIEKEELVTKDGQTRIVISKVPGDFVVCNLNSIHLARAIPHNVLERLVPIQVRMLDNVIDINNIEVLQAQYTNSQYRAVGLGTFGLHHLLALEGIHWESEEAVTYNDNLYEKINYLLVKSSMELSKEKGHYPKFKGSDWESGHYFDQREYTSGERVGEFVTTEQWKELQAEVRQNGVRNAWLFAIAPNGSTSIIAGSTASIDPLYELLSYEEKTTYKIANPAPDLSEKTSPYYQTAFQVDQHASINMAAARQRHVDQGQSFNFYVRPDIKATEFLELHLHAWRAGMKSTYYVRSRALTIEES, from the coding sequence ATGCCACAAGTTGTGACCAAGCCGAACAACCGCCAGCTTGCCTTTGATGATATGCGCATCTCGGTGTATGCCGACCGTACTCTGGAAGGACTGGAAATGCTGGACAAGGAACGTCTGGTACGTGGGGTAAACAGCAAGCTCCGCCGTGATGAAGTTACCGGAGACGAAATCAGCAACGCTTTTATCATGAGCGCACTGGAACTGGTAACCAAAGAGGAGCCTAATTGGAAATTTGCAGCGGCACGCTCCCTGCTCACTTCCCTGTACAAAAAAGCGGCTACCAACCGCAGATACAAGTCTTACCCTGACGAGCCTTATGGCGCATTCCATCCCCTTCTTGTAGATCTCGTCAAGAAAGGCATCTACCGCGAAGAATTGCTGGAATGTTACACCAAAGAACAGATCGACGAACTTGCTGAGTGCATTGACTACCGCAACGATCTGCTCTTCGATTACATCGGCTTGCTCACACTGGCAGAACGTTACCTCGCACACGATTTTGATGGAAAAGTAATGGAACTGCCACAAGAGCGTTATATGGTTATCGCCATGTTCCTAATGCACCAAGAGCCTGCCGAGAAACGTATGGATCTCGTCAAGGAAGCATACTGGGCAATGAGCAACATGTACATGACCGCAGCTACTCCTACGATGTCCAATGCAGGTAAAAAAGTAGCCGGTCAGCTCTCCAGCTGCTTCATTGATACGGTGGACGACTCACTCGAAGGTATCTTCGATTCCAACACGGATGTAGCTCGTCTGAGCAAAATGGGTGGCGGCATCGGCGTTTACCTCGGCAAAGTCAGAGCTCGTGGTTCGGATATCCGTGGTCACCAAAATACAAGTTCCGGTGTAATCCCTTGGATTCGCCAACTGAACAATACAGCGGTCAGCGTAGACCAGCTCGGTACGCGTAAAGGTGCCATTGCCGTGTACCTGGACGTTTTCCACAAAGACATTCTGGCCTTCCTCGATCTGAAGCTGAACAACGGTGACGAGCGTATGCGTGCGCATGACGTATTCCACGGCATCTGTCTGCCTGACTTGTTCATGGAGCGGGTATCCACCCGTGGCGAATGGAGCCTGTTCTGTCCGCACGAAACAAAGAAAGTGATGGGCTGGAAGGACGAGAATGGTCGTGCACTCGGACTGGAAGATTTCTATGATGAGTCCTTTGGCGAAGGTGCGTTCCGTGATAAATACGAAGAAGCGGTGAATCACCCACTGCTGTCCCGGATTACAGTACAGGCGATTGACATCATGAAGCGTGTACTGAAATCCCAACTGGAGACAGGTACGCCATACATGTTCTACCGGGATACGGTTAACCGCTCGAATCCTAACCGTGCACACGGTATGGTATACTCCTCCAACCTGTGTACCGAAATTATGCAGAACCAGTCTGCCACTGTAATTGAAAAGGAAGAACTCGTAACCAAGGATGGACAAACTCGCATCGTGATTTCCAAAGTGCCTGGCGACTTTGTTGTCTGCAACCTGAACTCCATCCATCTGGCACGTGCTATACCTCATAATGTATTGGAGCGTCTCGTTCCAATTCAGGTGCGCATGCTGGACAACGTTATCGACATTAACAACATTGAAGTGTTGCAAGCCCAATATACCAACAGCCAATATCGCGCAGTCGGTCTGGGAACGTTTGGACTTCACCACCTGCTTGCTCTCGAAGGTATTCATTGGGAGTCTGAAGAAGCTGTAACATATAACGATAATCTGTATGAAAAAATCAACTACCTGCTCGTGAAATCCAGTATGGAGCTGTCCAAAGAAAAAGGACATTATCCGAAATTCAAAGGTTCCGATTGGGAAAGTGGTCATTACTTCGACCAACGCGAGTACACATCAGGTGAGCGCGTAGGCGAGTTCGTGACAACCGAACAGTGGAAAGAACTGCAAGCCGAAGTACGACAAAACGGTGTACGTAATGCTTGGTTGTTCGCCATTGCACCTAATGGTTCCACGTCCATTATTGCCGGTTCAACGGCTAGTATTGATCCGCTCTATGAGCTGTTATCTTATGAAGAGAAAACAACTTACAAAATTGCCAATCCGGCTCCGGATCTGTCCGAAAAAACAAGCCCTTATTACCAAACGGCGTTCCAGGTGGATCAACATGCTTCCATTAATATGGCGGCTGCCCGTCAGCGCCACGTCGATCAGGGACAAAGTTTCAACTTCTACGTTCGACCAGATATTAAAGCAACAGAATTCCTGGAATTGCATCTGCACGCCTGGAGAGCCGGCATGAAATCAACTTATTATGTTCGTAGCCGGGCATTAACGATTGAAGAATCTTGA